The genomic interval GAGCCGCGCGCGCATGACCCGCGCCAGCGCCGAAATCAACGGGATCGAACTTGCGTTGACGAAGATGCTTACGGATACAGGACGTCAGGACTTCCGAAGTTTCTTTAATACAGACAACGTTCCGGCGTTGCAGATACCGTTGTCCGACCTGACGAACCAGGATTTAGCCAAGGCGATTGAGATTTACACAGACACGTTCTACAAGCTGCTGAAGGAAGGAAAGAACGCCGAGCTAGACTATGGGATCGTCATTAACGACGCTGTGCGCAGCAAGCTTGGCACCTCGTATATGACCGACCTGGGGAAAGACCCGTTTGGCAATCTGTATCAGTTCTTCCCGGGTCCGTGGCGTTCGGCAGCGTTGAATCCATTCCGTGTGCGCCAGCCAACTACGGATGTCCCGGGTGGATATGAACCCGGGGTTCAAGAGGTAAGCGTGAACGATGGCAAACACGGAACCGTAACGTATACTCCGGTAGACGAGACAGATCCTCAGGGATATGGCTGGCCGGCACCGCGCGAATTGCCGATCTACGTGTTCTCGTATGGAGCCAATCTTGTTCCGAATCAGCCTTTTGCAGACGATGCGTTCATCGCAGGGCCGGGCGCAATCGTCGCCACCAATGGGAGTGGCGCGTATGACGGTACT from Candidatus Hydrogenedentota bacterium carries:
- a CDS encoding prepilin-type N-terminal cleavage/methylation domain-containing protein; translation: MKRQQGFTLIELLVVVAIIGILAGIIVPNVLNYLSRARMTRASAEINGIELALTKMLTDTGRQDFRSFFNTDNVPALQIPLSDLTNQDLAKAIEIYTDTFYKLLKEGKNAELDYGIVINDAVRSKLGTSYMTDLGKDPFGNLYQFFPGPWRSAALNPFRVRQPTTDVPGGYEPGVQEVSVNDGKHGTVTYTPVDETDPQGYGWPAPRELPIYVFSYGANLVPNQPFADDAFIAGPGAIVATNGSGAYDGTLDLGDDYVGGGDDINNWDTENSWAPFY